In one window of Dermochelys coriacea isolate rDerCor1 chromosome 3, rDerCor1.pri.v4, whole genome shotgun sequence DNA:
- the GTPBP2 gene encoding GTP-binding protein 2 isoform X2 yields the protein MKWRLQEGRGEAVYQIGVEDNGLLVGLSEEEMRASLKTLRRMAEKVGADITILREREVDYDSDVPRKITEVLVRKVPDNQQFLDLRVAVLGNVDSGKSTLLGVLTQGELDNGRGRARLNLFRHLHEIQSGRTSSISFEILGFNSKGEVVNYSDSRTAEEICESSSKMITFIDLAGHHKYLKTTIFGLTSYCPDFAMLVVSANTGIAGTTREHLGLAMALKVPFFIVVSKVDLCSKATGERTVKQLERILKQPGCNKLPLLVNSDDDAVTAAQQFAQSPNITPIFTLSSVSGENLDLLKVFLNILPPLTNSKEQEELMQQLTEFQVDEIYTVPEVGTVVGGTLSSGICREGESLVVGPTDDGKFLQLKVCSIQRNRSACRVLRAGQAATLALGPFDRSLLRKGMVMVSPEMNPTICSVFEAEIVLLFHATTFRKGFQVTVHVGNVRQTAIVEKIHGKDKLRTGEKAVVRFRFIKHPEYLKIGAKLLFREGVTKGIGHVTDLQAITTEENGLEETLGPGCLTF from the exons ATGAAGTGGCGGCTGCAGGAAGGTCGGGGTGAGGCTGTCTACCAGATTGGCGTGGAGGACAATGGGCTACTGGTGGGCCTGTCAGAGGAAGAGATGCGTGCCTCCCTCAAGACATTGCGCCGCATGGCTGAAAA GGTCGGAGCTGACATCACCATCCTGCGGGAGCGCGAGGTAGATTATGACAGTGATGTTCCCAGAAAGATAACAGAGGTTCTTGTCCGGAAAGTCCCTGATAACCAGCAG TTCCTAGACCTGCGAGTGGCTGTGCTGGGGAACGTGGATTCAGGAAAGTCAACGCTGCTGGGTGTCCTGACCCAGGGTGAGCTGGATAATGGGCGGGGCAGAGCCCGCCTCAATCTCTTCCGGCACCTCCATGAGATCCAGTCAGGGAGAACATCCAGCAtcagctttgagatccttggcttCAATAGCAAAGGAGAG GTGGTGAACTACAGTGACTCACGGACGGCAGAAGAGATCTGTGAGAGCTCCTCCAAGATGATCACCTTCATTGATCTGGCTGGCCACCACAAATACTTGAAAACCACCATATTCGGTCTCACCAGCTACTGCCCAGACTTTGCCATGCTGGTGGTGAGCGCCAACACCGGCATCG CAGGTACCACGCGGGAGCACCTGGGCCTGGCCATGGCCCTCAAGGTTCCCTTCTTCATTGTCGTCAGCAAAGTGGACTTGTGTTCCAAAGCCACCGGGGAACGGACAGTGAAGCAGCTGGAGCGGATCTTGAAGCAGCCGGGCTGCAACAAGCTGCCCCTGCTAGTGAACTCGGACGATGACGCTGTCACGGCAGCACAGCAGTTTGCACAGTCTCCCAA CATCACCCCAATCTTCACGCTATCCAGTGTTTCTGGAGAGAACCTGGATCTCTTAAAAGTTTTCCTCAACATCCTTCCTCCTCTGACCAACAGCAAAGAGCAGGAGGAGCTGATGCAGCAACTTACAGAGTTCCAG GTGGATGAAATCTATACTGTGCCTGAAGTGGGGACTGTTGTGGGAGGAACTCTGTCCAG TGGaatctgcagggagggggagagcctTGTGGTCGGTCCCACTGATGATGGCAAGTTCCTCCAGCTGAAGGTGTGCAGCATCCAGCGGAACCGCTCCGCATGCCGTGTGCTCCGGGCAGGACAGGCTGCCACGCTGGCCCTTGGGCCCTTCGACCGCTCCCTGCTGCGCAAG GGCATGGTGATGGTGAGTCCAGAGATGAACCCCACTATCTGCTCAGTATTTGAAGCCGAGATTGTGCTGCTCTTCCATGCCACGACTTTCCGAAAGGGATTCCAGGTGACTGTGCACGTGGGGAATGTGCGGCAGACGGCCATCGTAGAGAAGATCCATGGAAAG gACAAGCTGAGGACAGGGGAGAAGGCTGTCGTTCGTTTCCGGTTCATCAAACATCCTGAGTACTTAAAGATTGGCGCCAAGCTGCTGTTCCGTGAAGGAGTCACCAAAGGTATCGGGCATGTCACCGACCTCCAAGCTATCACCACTGAAGAGAATGGCCTGGAGGAGACCCTGGGGCCTGGGTGTTTGACCTTCTGA
- the GTPBP2 gene encoding GTP-binding protein 2 isoform X1, whose product MDSRVSELFGGCCRPVGGGGALRGRGGAGAGGGSKGKKKSGRNRGGKANNPPYLPPEAEDGNIEYKLKLVNPSQYRFEHLVTQMKWRLQEGRGEAVYQIGVEDNGLLVGLSEEEMRASLKTLRRMAEKVGADITILREREVDYDSDVPRKITEVLVRKVPDNQQFLDLRVAVLGNVDSGKSTLLGVLTQGELDNGRGRARLNLFRHLHEIQSGRTSSISFEILGFNSKGEVVNYSDSRTAEEICESSSKMITFIDLAGHHKYLKTTIFGLTSYCPDFAMLVVSANTGIAGTTREHLGLAMALKVPFFIVVSKVDLCSKATGERTVKQLERILKQPGCNKLPLLVNSDDDAVTAAQQFAQSPNITPIFTLSSVSGENLDLLKVFLNILPPLTNSKEQEELMQQLTEFQVDEIYTVPEVGTVVGGTLSSGICREGESLVVGPTDDGKFLQLKVCSIQRNRSACRVLRAGQAATLALGPFDRSLLRKGMVMVSPEMNPTICSVFEAEIVLLFHATTFRKGFQVTVHVGNVRQTAIVEKIHGKDKLRTGEKAVVRFRFIKHPEYLKIGAKLLFREGVTKGIGHVTDLQAITTEENGLEETLGPGCLTF is encoded by the exons ATGGACTCGCGGGTGTCGGAGCTGTTCGGGGGCTGCTGCCGGCCCGTGGGAGGCGGCGGGGCGCTGCGCGgccgcgggggggcgggggccggcgGGGGCTCCAAGGGGAAGAAGAAGAGCGGGAGGAACCGGGGCGGCAAGGCCAACAACCCGCCCTACCTGCCGCCGGAG GCAGAAGATGGGAACATAGAATACAAG CTGAAGCTGGTGAACCCCTCGCAGTATCGCTTTGAGCACCTGGTGACACAGATGAAGTGGCGGCTGCAGGAAGGTCGGGGTGAGGCTGTCTACCAGATTGGCGTGGAGGACAATGGGCTACTGGTGGGCCTGTCAGAGGAAGAGATGCGTGCCTCCCTCAAGACATTGCGCCGCATGGCTGAAAA GGTCGGAGCTGACATCACCATCCTGCGGGAGCGCGAGGTAGATTATGACAGTGATGTTCCCAGAAAGATAACAGAGGTTCTTGTCCGGAAAGTCCCTGATAACCAGCAG TTCCTAGACCTGCGAGTGGCTGTGCTGGGGAACGTGGATTCAGGAAAGTCAACGCTGCTGGGTGTCCTGACCCAGGGTGAGCTGGATAATGGGCGGGGCAGAGCCCGCCTCAATCTCTTCCGGCACCTCCATGAGATCCAGTCAGGGAGAACATCCAGCAtcagctttgagatccttggcttCAATAGCAAAGGAGAG GTGGTGAACTACAGTGACTCACGGACGGCAGAAGAGATCTGTGAGAGCTCCTCCAAGATGATCACCTTCATTGATCTGGCTGGCCACCACAAATACTTGAAAACCACCATATTCGGTCTCACCAGCTACTGCCCAGACTTTGCCATGCTGGTGGTGAGCGCCAACACCGGCATCG CAGGTACCACGCGGGAGCACCTGGGCCTGGCCATGGCCCTCAAGGTTCCCTTCTTCATTGTCGTCAGCAAAGTGGACTTGTGTTCCAAAGCCACCGGGGAACGGACAGTGAAGCAGCTGGAGCGGATCTTGAAGCAGCCGGGCTGCAACAAGCTGCCCCTGCTAGTGAACTCGGACGATGACGCTGTCACGGCAGCACAGCAGTTTGCACAGTCTCCCAA CATCACCCCAATCTTCACGCTATCCAGTGTTTCTGGAGAGAACCTGGATCTCTTAAAAGTTTTCCTCAACATCCTTCCTCCTCTGACCAACAGCAAAGAGCAGGAGGAGCTGATGCAGCAACTTACAGAGTTCCAG GTGGATGAAATCTATACTGTGCCTGAAGTGGGGACTGTTGTGGGAGGAACTCTGTCCAG TGGaatctgcagggagggggagagcctTGTGGTCGGTCCCACTGATGATGGCAAGTTCCTCCAGCTGAAGGTGTGCAGCATCCAGCGGAACCGCTCCGCATGCCGTGTGCTCCGGGCAGGACAGGCTGCCACGCTGGCCCTTGGGCCCTTCGACCGCTCCCTGCTGCGCAAG GGCATGGTGATGGTGAGTCCAGAGATGAACCCCACTATCTGCTCAGTATTTGAAGCCGAGATTGTGCTGCTCTTCCATGCCACGACTTTCCGAAAGGGATTCCAGGTGACTGTGCACGTGGGGAATGTGCGGCAGACGGCCATCGTAGAGAAGATCCATGGAAAG gACAAGCTGAGGACAGGGGAGAAGGCTGTCGTTCGTTTCCGGTTCATCAAACATCCTGAGTACTTAAAGATTGGCGCCAAGCTGCTGTTCCGTGAAGGAGTCACCAAAGGTATCGGGCATGTCACCGACCTCCAAGCTATCACCACTGAAGAGAATGGCCTGGAGGAGACCCTGGGGCCTGGGTGTTTGACCTTCTGA
- the LOC119853129 gene encoding MAD2L1-binding protein → MAGPGRQQRAADLLPTEPVEAPTVTSELAAGRGGGGAAAFHCPQGPAGRAPGCRCVSVAFPGPVTQQGCCHFACELLKHVLYQRHQLPLPYEQLAYFCRRALPRQPQDGDAIKKPPHTPDLGSSRKCQQLLMELEGVFRHLEAMFNLTLVPRVLILLGGNAMSPKELYEINLEGISVGNAEESLQTPSCVRKLFHSLFLADVFSELQAVPVMGTIVMVQGHRDCGIDWFRPKLNYKVPTRGRKLTVNLSCGGNSSTNPSTQQGVTSAWDNYIWFQAPVTVKGFHE, encoded by the exons ATGGCGGGGCCGGGCCGCCAGCAGCGGGCAG CGGACCTGCTCCCGACCGAGCCCGTGGAGGCCCCGACGGTGACCTCGGAGCTCGCCGCGGGacggggcggcggcggcgcggcGGCGTTTCACTGCCCGCAGGGCCCGGCCGGCCGCGCCCCGGGCTGCCGCTGCGTCTCGGTGGCGTTCCCCGGCCCCGTGACCCAGCAGGGCTGCTGCCACTTCGCCTGCGAGCTCCTCAAGCACGTGCTGTACCAGCGGCACCAGCTGCCCCTGCCCTACGAGCAGCTCGCCTACTTCTGCCGGAGGGCGCTGCCCCGCCAGCCGCAG GATGGAGATGCAATTAAGAAGCCGCCACACACCCCAGACCTAGGGAGCagcaggaagtgccagcagttgCTAATGGAGCTGGAGGGAGTGTTCCGGCACTTGGAAGCCATGTTCAACCTGACATTGGTCCCTCGGGTCCTTATTCTACTTGGAGGAAATGCCATGAGCCCCAAGGAGCTCTATGAGATCAACTTGGAGGGCATCTCTGTGGGCAATGCTGAGGAGAGCCTGCAAACACCATCCTGTGTTCGTAAGCTTTTCCACTCACTCTTCCTTGCAGATGTCTTCAGTGAGCTACAGGCTGTCCCTGTCATGGGCACCATTGTCATGGTCCAGGGGCACCGTGACTGTGGCATTGACTGGTTCCGACCCAAGCTCAACTACAAAGTGCCAACACGTGGGAGGAAGCTGACTGTCAACTTGTCCTGTGGTGGAAACAGCAGTACAAATCCATCCACTCAGCAGGGAGTGACCTCTGCCTGGGACAACTACATATGGTTCCAAGCACCAGTGACAGTTAAGGGCTTCCATGAATGA